The Pedobacter mucosus genome window below encodes:
- a CDS encoding chemotaxis protein CheB: MIENEIKKIITIGASAGGFGAVSKVLTHLPENFPAAIFIVIHIGKDASNQIILNTIQKSTRLKCEIAFDGCEIENSVVYIAPADHHLMVDKGTILVKNGATENNWRPSIDVLFRSAAANYDSCVIGIVLSGLLYDGTSGMNAIKRSGGVCIVQDPNEAQFADMPQNVLSNVSVDHQVSAEEIGYILIDLLAEKKPCIPKESPKDVKLEAEITKRMSSNVDEVEQLGVKTNFTCPDCGGMLTKINTDKEPRYKCFTGHVYSEALLGKLQDKNIENSIWVAIRMMEERKNLLNSLSENNPNSTQKIPSNNNSDRVNFLSEHIERLKTLLTDIGSVNSNKQANKD; the protein is encoded by the coding sequence ATGATTGAGAATGAAATAAAAAAAATAATTACCATTGGAGCTTCTGCTGGAGGATTTGGGGCGGTATCAAAGGTTCTTACTCATTTGCCAGAAAACTTTCCAGCAGCTATATTTATCGTTATCCATATTGGTAAAGATGCTTCTAATCAAATAATTTTAAATACTATTCAAAAATCAACAAGGTTGAAATGTGAAATCGCATTTGATGGTTGTGAGATTGAGAATAGTGTTGTTTATATTGCTCCTGCAGATCATCATTTAATGGTCGATAAGGGAACTATTCTTGTTAAAAACGGTGCGACAGAAAATAATTGGCGTCCGTCAATTGATGTTTTATTTAGATCTGCTGCTGCCAATTACGACTCTTGCGTTATTGGAATAGTTTTATCCGGACTTTTATATGATGGAACTTCTGGCATGAATGCAATTAAGAGGAGTGGAGGAGTTTGCATTGTTCAAGACCCAAACGAAGCTCAATTCGCCGATATGCCTCAAAATGTTCTGAGCAATGTTTCAGTAGATCATCAGGTATCTGCAGAGGAAATCGGATATATTTTAATTGATTTGCTTGCTGAGAAAAAACCTTGCATCCCTAAAGAAAGTCCTAAGGATGTGAAACTCGAGGCAGAAATTACTAAACGAATGTCGAGCAATGTAGATGAGGTTGAGCAACTTGGCGTAAAAACGAATTTTACATGTCCGGATTGTGGAGGTATGTTGACGAAAATCAATACTGATAAGGAGCCCAGATATAAATGCTTTACAGGACACGTTTATAGTGAGGCATTGTTGGGAAAACTTCAAGACAAAAACATAGAGAATTCCATTTGGGTGGCAATAAGAATGATGGAAGAGCGTAAAAATCTTTTGAATAGCCTTTCTGAAAACAATCCAAATTCAACACAAAAAATACCTTCAAATAATAATTCTGATAGAGTAAATTTTTTATCCGAACATATAGAAAGGCTTAAAACATTACTAACCGATATTGGAAGCGTTAATAGTAATAAGCAAGCGAATAAGGATTAA